Genomic segment of Sulfitobacter faviae:
CGATTTCTCACTGCGCGTGGCGCGCAAGGTGAAAGAGAAATCCGACATCAGAACAGTGCATTACGTGGCCCCAACCGTCTGGGCTTGGCGCCCCGGTCGGGCCGAGAAAATGGCCCGTTCCGTCGATCACGTCCTCGCCCTGTTCCCCTTCGAGCCGCCCTATATGGAAGCGGCGGGCATGGCTTGTGATTTCGTCGGCCACCCGGTGGTGGCCGAGCCCGTGGCCGATGACGCCGCCGCCGCGTCGTTCCGTGCCGAACACCTCCTCGCCGATGCGCCCTTGCTGCTTGCCTTGCCCGGTTCGCGCCGGGGGGAGGTCTCGCGGCTGGCCCCGGTGTTCCAGCAGGTCGTCGCGCGATTGGTCGAGGCCGAGCCGTCCTTGCGCGTCGTCGTCCCTGCGGCGGCCCCTGTCGCCGCCTTGGTCAAACAGGTCACGCGCAACTGGGCGGGCAATCCGCTGGTGCTGGACCCGCGCGACCAAAGCGTCGAGGCTTTCACCGCCAGCAAACGCGCCGCCTTCCGCGCAGCGGATGTGGCGCTTGCGGCCTCGGGCACCGTATCGCTGGAGCTCGCCGCGGTGAACACGCCGATGGTCATCGCCTATGACATGAATTGGATCAGCCGCCAGATCATCGGCCGGATGCTGCGGGTGGATACGGTGACGCTGGTCAACCTCGTCTCGGAAACCCGCGTGGTGCCGGAATTCATCGGCGCGAACTGCCGCCCCGGCCCGATTGCCGAAGGTGTCTTGCAAGTGCTGCGCGCGCCCGGCGCCCAGAAGGACGCCATGGCGCTGACGATGGCGCGTTTGGGGCAGGGGGGGAGGCTCCCGGCCTGCGGGCCGCGCGGGCGGTGCTGGCGCGGCTTTAAGGGCTGTCAGCCCCGGTGGATCCAGCCGCCGCCGAAAATCCGGGTGCTTTCAGGATCATAGAAAACACAGGCCTGCCCGGGAGAGACGCCTTCCTCGGCGGTGAGTAGCTCGACCTCGGCCTCCGTTTCGCTGATCGGGCGCAGGATCGCATCGCGCGGCGGACGGGTGGAGCGCACGCGCACGGCGATGTTCCATTCCGCCTGTGAGGTCAGGGGCGCATCGCCCAGCCAGTTGATCTCGCGCACCGGGATTTTGCGGGTGGCGAGCATGGATTTCGGACCGACGACCACCTCTTTCCGCTCAGGGTCGAGCTTCACGACATAAAGCGGATCGGCAAGACCGCCGATGCCGAGGCCCCGGCGCTGGCCGATCGTGTAATGGATCACGCCCTCGTGGCTGCCCAGCACATTGCCCTCGGTGTCGACGATATTGCCCGGATCAGCGGCCTCGGGGCGTAGTTTGCGGATCACCGCAGCGTAGTCGCCGTTCGGGACAAAGCAGATGTCTTGGCTGTCGGGCTTGTCGGCAACCTCCAGCCCGTATTTCGCGGCGAGCTTGCGGGTGTCGTCCTTGCTCGGCAGATGGCCCAGCGGGAAGCGCAGGTAGGAAAGCTGCTCTTCGGTGGTGGAGAAGAGGAAGTAGCTCTGGTCGCGGTTGCCATCGGCGGCGGCATGCAGCTCCGGCCCGTTCTCGCCCATCTTGCGCTGGATATAGTGACCGGTGGCCATGCAGTCGGCTTCCAGATCCTTGGCGGTTTCCAGCAGATCCTTGAACTTTACCCGTTCGTTGCAGCGGATGCAGGGCACCGGCGTGGCGCCGCCGAGGTAGCTGTCGGCAAACTCGTCAATCACGGCGTCCTTGAAGACGTTCTCATAGTCCAAGACGTAATGCGGGAAGCCCATCTCTTCGGCCACGCGGCGAGCATCTTGAATGTCGACCCCCGCGCAGCAGGCGCCTTTCTTGGCCAGCGCCGCGCCGTGATCGTAAAGCTGTAGGGTGACGCCCACAACGTCATAGCCCTCGTCCTTGAGCATGGCCGCGACGACAGAACTGTCCACGCCGCCCGACATCGCCACGACGACGCGCGTATCGGCAGGCGCTTTGGCAAAGCCAAGCGAATTGAGCGGCGGGGTCTGATCAAGGGCCATGGGTCTCTCCGGAGTTTGTGCGCGAATATAGGAAAATCCTACCTAGTCACAAGGGCGGGCTTCACGCCGCGTTAAGGCAGGTGGGGGTTATTGGACGCCAAAACAATGGCGGATGATGCGATGTACCTGAAAAAAGTCGATGGGCCACGGTCTGTTACCCTCGCTGACGGGAGCGTTATGTCCCGCGCCGATTTGCCAAGCGCCGATACCCGCAGATGGGTCGCCTCGCGCAAGGCGGCGGTGGTGCGGGGGTGGTCTATGGGCTGATCACCCAATCCGAAGCGCTGGAGCGTTACGGTATCAGTGATGAGGAATTTATGGAGTGGTTACATGCGGTTACCGAACATGGGGAAGCGGCGCTGAAAGCCACGGCCTTGAAAAAGTATAGACAACTTTAAGTTGTTAATCTATCCTATCGAGTATCGGTAACGGGTAGTTAACCTTTTTTGCTCAGGGTGAGCCCATCGTCCAAGATGAGCCGGAGTAACCGAAATGCGTGTATTGTTAGTTGAAGACGACCCAACGACCTCTCGCAGTATCGAACTGATGCTGACCCATGCGAATCTCAACGTCTACGCCACCGACCTGGGCGAAGAGGGAATCGATCTGGCCAAGCTTTACGATTATGATTTGATCCTGCTCGACCTCGATCTGCCGGATATGAACGGCCATGACGTGCTGCGCCAGTTACGGCTCGCCCGGATCGAGACGCCGATCCTGATCCTCTCAGGCTCCGACGATACGGAAAATAAGCTGAGGGGCTTCGGCTTCGGCGCCGACGATTATTTGACCAAACCCTTTCATCGGGAGGAATTGGTGGCCCGGATTCATGCCATCATTCGGCGGTCCAAGGGGCATTCGCAATCCATCATCAAGACGGGCCAAGTGGCGGTGAACCTTGATGCCAAGACCGTCAGCGTGAACGATACCCCCGTGCATCTGACCGGCAAGGAATACCAGATGCTCGAACTGCTGAGTCTGCGGAAGGGCACCACCCTGACCAAGGAAATGTTTCTTAACCACCTCTATGGCGGCATGGATGAGCCTGAGTTGAAGATCATCGATGTCTTCATCTGCAAACTTCGCAAGAAGCTGAGCCAAGCCACCGGCGGGGAGAGCTATATCGAGACGGTCTGGGGTCGCGGCTATGTGCTGCGCGATCCTGACCCGGTCGAGATGGATTTGGCCGCCAGCGCCTGATCCCGCTCGGCTCGGGCTTGAAATCATTCGCCCTGAAATCGCTAGACCTGCCCCTGATCGCCACCTATCTAAGCGACAGATGAAAATATCGGGGGCAGATCGTGACATCCCAGATCGAGGTTGAAGCGCTGACCAAAGCGCAGGCAGAGACGGAATTGGCCCGGCTGGCCGAGGTGTTGCGCGCAGCCAACACAGCCTATCATACGGAAGATGCACCGGAAATCTCCGATGCGGAATATGACGCGCTCAAGCGCCGCAATGCCGAGATCGAAGCGCGTTTCCCGAACCTTAAGCGCGCCGATAGCCCCTCGGAACAGGTCGGCGCGCCGGTCGCCGAAGGTTTTGGGAAGATACGCCATGCGGTGCCGATGCTCTCGCTCGCCAATGCTTTCGACGCCGAGGAAGTCACCGAATTCGACGCGCGGATCCGCAAATACCTCGGCCTCGGCGCCGATGCGCCGCTGGCCTATACGGCCGAGCCCAAGATCGACGGGCTGTCACTTTCTCTGCGCTACGAAAACGGCGTGCTGGTCCAGGCCGCCACCCGCGGCGATGGCGCTGTGGGTGAGAATGTCAGCGCGAACGCCCGCACGATCCAAGACATCCCGCAAGAGCTCAAGAACGCGCCCGATCTGCTGGAGGTGCGCGGCGAGGTCTATATGAGCCACGCCGATTTCGCGGCCCTGAACGCGCGGCAGGCGGAAAGGGGCGGCAAGACTTTCGCCAACCCGCGCAATGCCGCCGCCGGGTCGTTGCGCCAATTGGACCCCGAAATCACCCGCGCGCGGCCCCTGCGGTTCTTCGCCTATGCTTGGGGCGCGCTTTCGGCGCCCTTGGGTGACACCCAAAAGGGCGCCATCGACCGTTTGGCGGAACTGGGGTTCTCGACCAACCCTTTGACCGCGCTTTGCGCGGGGCCGGGCGATATGGTCGCCCATTATGAGACGATCGAGGCGCAGCGCGCGACCCTTGGCTATGACATCGACGGCGTGGTCTACAAGGTCGATGACCTCGCCCTGCAGGACCGGCTCGGCTTTCGCTCGACCACCCCGCGTTGGGCCGTGGCCCATAAATTCGCCGCCGAACTGGCATGGACCCGGCTTGAGAGCATCGACATTCAGGTCGGCCGCACCGGCGCATTATCCCCCGTGGCGCGGTTGCAGCCGGTGACGGTGGGCGGTGTCGTCGTCTCCAACGCCACGCTGCACAATGAGGACTACATCAAAGGGCTCGACAGCAAGGGTGCCGAAATCCGCGGTGGCAAGGATGTGCGCGTCGGTGACTGGGTGCAGATTTACCGCGCGGGCGATGTGATCCCCAAAGTGGCCGATGTGGATCTGTCGAAACGCCCCGAGGATGCGGCGCCTTTCGTCTTTCCGACCACCTGCCCGGAATGCGGGTCGGATGCGATTCGCGAGCCGGGCGATGCGGTGCGCCG
This window contains:
- the mnmA gene encoding tRNA 2-thiouridine(34) synthase MnmA, with translation MALDQTPPLNSLGFAKAPADTRVVVAMSGGVDSSVVAAMLKDEGYDVVGVTLQLYDHGAALAKKGACCAGVDIQDARRVAEEMGFPHYVLDYENVFKDAVIDEFADSYLGGATPVPCIRCNERVKFKDLLETAKDLEADCMATGHYIQRKMGENGPELHAAADGNRDQSYFLFSTTEEQLSYLRFPLGHLPSKDDTRKLAAKYGLEVADKPDSQDICFVPNGDYAAVIRKLRPEAADPGNIVDTEGNVLGSHEGVIHYTIGQRRGLGIGGLADPLYVVKLDPERKEVVVGPKSMLATRKIPVREINWLGDAPLTSQAEWNIAVRVRSTRPPRDAILRPISETEAEVELLTAEEGVSPGQACVFYDPESTRIFGGGWIHRG
- the ctrA gene encoding response regulator transcription factor CtrA, whose protein sequence is MRVLLVEDDPTTSRSIELMLTHANLNVYATDLGEEGIDLAKLYDYDLILLDLDLPDMNGHDVLRQLRLARIETPILILSGSDDTENKLRGFGFGADDYLTKPFHREELVARIHAIIRRSKGHSQSIIKTGQVAVNLDAKTVSVNDTPVHLTGKEYQMLELLSLRKGTTLTKEMFLNHLYGGMDEPELKIIDVFICKLRKKLSQATGGESYIETVWGRGYVLRDPDPVEMDLAASA
- the ligA gene encoding NAD-dependent DNA ligase LigA, with the protein product MTSQIEVEALTKAQAETELARLAEVLRAANTAYHTEDAPEISDAEYDALKRRNAEIEARFPNLKRADSPSEQVGAPVAEGFGKIRHAVPMLSLANAFDAEEVTEFDARIRKYLGLGADAPLAYTAEPKIDGLSLSLRYENGVLVQAATRGDGAVGENVSANARTIQDIPQELKNAPDLLEVRGEVYMSHADFAALNARQAERGGKTFANPRNAAAGSLRQLDPEITRARPLRFFAYAWGALSAPLGDTQKGAIDRLAELGFSTNPLTALCAGPGDMVAHYETIEAQRATLGYDIDGVVYKVDDLALQDRLGFRSTTPRWAVAHKFAAELAWTRLESIDIQVGRTGALSPVARLQPVTVGGVVVSNATLHNEDYIKGLDSKGAEIRGGKDVRVGDWVQIYRAGDVIPKVADVDLSKRPEDAAPFVFPTTCPECGSDAIREPGDAVRRCTGGLICPAQAVEKLIHFVSRKAFDIDGLGAKQVEQFYHDGWIAEPADIFTLKERYGSGVQQLKNREGWGPKSAENLFQAIEDRREIPMARLIFALGIRHVGEAASNLIALHYGDWQSFEAAMAEARGLDGPAWDDLIGVDGVGSVMAGSLVSAFAQEAERASIDRLVAHLTVIPAERPDTEGSPVAGKTVVFTGTLEKMSRAEAKARAERLGAKVSGSVSGKTDILVAGPGAGSKAKKAAELGIETLDEDGWLALIDGQ